From one Synechocystis sp. PCC 6803 substr. PCC-P genomic stretch:
- a CDS encoding DUF5942 domain-containing protein: protein MIKRFFLTILFFAGLWFALNLYLQHHGLAHRGNYDSLIINFRNDIPTQTLTADIQAIDGKLEKTVDFNSIFSIKDYVYTVKGDGEDLKRLRRSPLMKEVDYVEPNYVYQALEVPNDPEYSKQWNLRAIAMESAWDGSKGEGVTVAVIDTGVTRVPDLRQTQFVTGYNFVDDNRDTTDYNGHGTHVAGTIAQATNNEYGVAGIAPKAKIMPLKVLGDNGGGTVADIAEAIIYAADNGASVINMSLGGGGESKTLADAIDYAYSKGVVIIAAAGNEGQNAAAYPGRYPKVISVAATDATGNKADYSNYGAGVDIAAPGGSTDGKDGKILQETIDPDTREPVLMGFQGTSMAAPHVAGTAALIQSVQLQQAKVGLSTRAAENLTIAEVSEPEMVLKILKASARSVPNDSLNYYGAGHVNAGEAVKQAQQGEISFRDFMRWLRDNGYLNPIFWFDGGAVAFLPKLAMVLGSYLLVLLLRIYLPLQFTWPFNWGLIFGSSGLFFLQGLYIFDLPQWPFRAMGSSLPELGNSLPGTGLLNPFFASALIPIVLLLLLLGNPSGKQWSLGVCFGVTVFLLISAFLGTPLWLIGTGSTAIAFLVVNALICLGLGSLAAKGEH, encoded by the coding sequence ATGATCAAACGTTTTTTCCTCACCATTCTGTTCTTTGCTGGTCTGTGGTTTGCCCTCAATCTCTATCTCCAACACCATGGTTTGGCCCACCGTGGTAATTACGACAGCTTGATCATTAACTTCAGAAACGATATCCCCACCCAGACCCTGACGGCGGATATCCAAGCCATCGATGGCAAGTTAGAAAAAACGGTGGATTTTAATAGTATTTTCTCGATCAAAGATTATGTTTACACCGTTAAAGGCGATGGGGAAGATTTAAAACGGCTGCGGCGATCGCCTTTGATGAAGGAGGTGGACTACGTTGAACCCAACTATGTTTACCAAGCCCTAGAAGTGCCCAACGATCCTGAATACAGTAAGCAATGGAATCTCCGGGCGATCGCCATGGAATCGGCCTGGGATGGTAGTAAGGGGGAAGGGGTAACGGTTGCGGTGATTGATACCGGAGTAACCAGGGTTCCAGATTTACGACAAACCCAATTTGTCACTGGCTATAACTTTGTGGACGATAATCGTGACACCACCGACTACAACGGCCATGGCACCCATGTGGCGGGAACCATTGCCCAGGCCACTAACAACGAATATGGGGTAGCAGGTATTGCCCCCAAGGCTAAAATTATGCCCCTAAAAGTGCTGGGGGACAACGGTGGCGGTACCGTGGCGGACATTGCCGAAGCCATTATCTATGCGGCAGATAATGGGGCCAGCGTGATCAATATGAGCTTGGGGGGCGGCGGTGAAAGTAAAACCCTGGCCGATGCTATTGACTACGCCTACAGCAAAGGGGTGGTAATTATTGCGGCGGCGGGTAATGAAGGACAAAATGCCGCGGCCTATCCCGGTCGGTACCCGAAGGTAATCAGCGTGGCTGCCACCGATGCCACGGGTAATAAGGCGGACTATTCCAATTACGGTGCAGGGGTGGACATAGCTGCTCCTGGGGGTAGCACCGACGGCAAAGACGGCAAAATTCTCCAAGAAACCATTGACCCAGATACCAGGGAACCAGTATTGATGGGTTTTCAGGGCACTAGCATGGCGGCTCCCCATGTGGCCGGCACAGCCGCTTTGATCCAATCGGTGCAACTGCAACAGGCAAAAGTTGGTTTATCGACAAGGGCGGCAGAAAATTTAACCATAGCCGAAGTGTCGGAACCAGAAATGGTATTAAAAATTCTCAAAGCCTCTGCCCGCTCTGTGCCCAACGATAGTCTGAATTACTACGGTGCTGGCCATGTCAACGCCGGGGAAGCCGTCAAACAGGCCCAACAAGGAGAGATTTCCTTCCGGGATTTCATGCGTTGGTTGCGGGATAACGGTTATCTCAATCCCATCTTTTGGTTCGACGGGGGAGCCGTAGCGTTCCTACCCAAATTAGCCATGGTGTTGGGGTCATACCTGTTGGTGTTACTGTTGCGGATCTATCTACCGTTGCAATTTACCTGGCCGTTCAACTGGGGATTAATTTTCGGTAGCTCGGGCTTATTCTTTCTACAGGGTCTATACATTTTTGACTTGCCCCAATGGCCCTTCCGCGCCATGGGTAGTTCTTTACCGGAGTTGGGTAACAGTCTCCCTGGCACAGGTTTGTTAAATCCTTTTTTTGCCAGCGCCCTCATTCCCATTGTCTTACTACTACTGCTCCTGGGCAACCCCAGTGGGAAACAGTGGTCTTTGGGAGTTTGTTTTGGGGTCACTGTTTTTCTTTTAATCTCCGCTTTTCTGGGCACTCCCCTTTGGCTCATTGGCACCGGCTCCACGGCGATCGCCTTTTTGGTGGTTAACGCCCTAATCTGCTTGGGTCTTGGGTCTTTGGCCGCTAAGGGAGAACATTAG
- the hemE gene encoding uroporphyrinogen decarboxylase — MTEANDLPYLLRVARGEVVKRPPVWMMRQAGRYMKVYRDLRDKYPSFRERSENPDLAIEISLQPWQAFQPDGVIMFSDILTPLPGIGIPFDIIESKGPIIDPPIRTQAQVDQLHALDPESSLPFIKTILGTLRKEVGNQSTVLGFVGAPWTLAAYAIEGKSSKDYKVIKQMAFSEPAILHSFLDKIAEAIAVYVRYQIDCGAQVVQLFDSWAGQLSPQDYDTFALPYQQKVVKLVKEIHPDTPLILYISGSAGILERMGKSGVDIVSVDWTVDMADARQRLGKEMKVQGNMDPGVLFGSQDFIKERILDTVRKAGQGGHIFNLGHGVLVGTPEDNVRFFFETAKQVDQLL; from the coding sequence ATGACAGAAGCAAATGATTTGCCCTACCTTCTGCGGGTAGCCAGGGGCGAAGTGGTTAAACGTCCCCCCGTGTGGATGATGCGCCAAGCCGGCCGTTATATGAAAGTTTATCGAGATCTGCGGGATAAATATCCGAGTTTCCGGGAGCGGTCGGAAAACCCAGACTTGGCCATCGAAATTTCCCTCCAGCCCTGGCAAGCGTTCCAACCCGATGGGGTGATCATGTTTTCGGACATTTTAACTCCTCTGCCCGGTATTGGCATTCCCTTCGACATCATCGAAAGTAAAGGGCCCATCATCGACCCTCCCATCCGTACCCAAGCCCAGGTGGATCAACTCCATGCCCTAGATCCGGAATCAAGTCTGCCCTTCATCAAAACTATTTTGGGAACGCTACGGAAAGAAGTAGGCAACCAATCCACTGTGTTGGGTTTTGTGGGTGCTCCCTGGACCCTAGCGGCCTATGCCATTGAAGGGAAAAGCTCCAAAGATTATAAAGTAATTAAGCAAATGGCCTTTTCTGAACCGGCCATTCTCCACAGTTTCCTCGATAAAATTGCCGAGGCGATCGCCGTTTATGTCCGTTACCAAATCGACTGTGGTGCCCAAGTGGTGCAATTATTCGATTCTTGGGCCGGCCAATTAAGCCCCCAAGATTACGACACCTTTGCCCTGCCCTACCAGCAAAAAGTGGTCAAACTGGTCAAAGAAATCCATCCCGATACACCGTTAATTCTTTACATCAGCGGCAGTGCCGGAATTTTGGAACGCATGGGTAAATCCGGGGTGGACATTGTCAGTGTGGACTGGACGGTGGACATGGCCGACGCCCGCCAACGCCTGGGCAAAGAGATGAAAGTCCAAGGCAATATGGACCCCGGCGTACTATTTGGTTCCCAGGACTTCATCAAAGAACGGATTTTAGACACGGTGCGGAAAGCAGGGCAGGGGGGGCATATTTTCAACCTCGGCCACGGTGTTTTGGTGGGCACCCCGGAAGATAACGTCCGCTTCTTCTTTGAAACAGCTAAGCAAGTGGATCAATTACTGTAA
- a CDS encoding DUF4922 domain-containing protein, protein MGNVVARCQERSYLFALTMAESYLLPGQLWPRLLAQSDHALKTGALQPITTAVTTLEVGEINFVVRILTQIHRKKIITEHQHRQKINPFLPYDADLFVGHFSPTHLGLLNKFKVVDQHLLIVTREFEDQQSPLTLGDFGVAVQVLEEKEGLVFYNSGPKAGASQPHRHLQWIPFPLVENGQKFPLADHFIQAKNLPFKTAIAPLTMDVINDADGGKICYQIYQDLLQQLGLQTAGGAKPHPYNLLMTREFLAIVPRSQESYQDIEVNALGFAGGLLVRNQQQLELLQQLGPWQLLQKVGIAQ, encoded by the coding sequence ATGGGTAATGTTGTTGCCCGGTGCCAAGAACGTAGTTACCTGTTTGCCCTCACCATGGCTGAATCCTATCTCCTACCCGGTCAATTGTGGCCTCGTTTACTGGCCCAGAGTGACCATGCTCTCAAAACCGGTGCCCTCCAACCCATCACTACGGCGGTAACGACCCTGGAGGTGGGAGAAATAAACTTTGTGGTGCGGATTTTGACCCAAATTCATCGCAAAAAAATCATTACCGAACACCAACATCGCCAGAAAATTAATCCTTTTTTACCCTACGACGCCGATCTATTTGTGGGGCATTTTTCCCCAACCCATTTGGGATTGCTGAATAAATTTAAGGTAGTGGACCAACATTTATTAATTGTCACCCGGGAGTTTGAAGATCAACAAAGTCCTTTGACCTTGGGGGATTTTGGAGTGGCAGTACAAGTTTTAGAAGAAAAAGAAGGTTTAGTATTTTATAACAGCGGTCCCAAAGCAGGGGCCAGCCAACCCCACCGCCATTTACAATGGATACCCTTTCCCTTAGTGGAAAATGGTCAAAAATTCCCCCTGGCTGATCATTTTATTCAGGCAAAAAATCTGCCTTTTAAAACGGCGATCGCCCCCTTAACCATGGATGTGATTAACGATGCTGATGGAGGTAAAATTTGTTATCAGATTTATCAGGATCTGTTGCAGCAATTGGGATTACAAACTGCAGGGGGAGCAAAGCCCCATCCCTATAATTTACTAATGACCAGGGAGTTTTTGGCGATCGTGCCCCGTTCCCAGGAATCCTACCAAGACATTGAAGTTAATGCCCTAGGTTTTGCCGGTGGCTTATTGGTGAGAAATCAACAACAGTTAGAACTTTTACAACAATTGGGGCCGTGGCAACTATTGCAAAAAGTAGGGATAGCGCAATAG
- a CDS encoding adenosine kinase — protein sequence MGHKYDVYGMGNALVDMEFEVTPEQLASLGIDKGVMTLVEEARENELIAQLAQQRGKQSSGGSAANTLVSLAQLGGTGFYACKVGKDEAGAFYLQDLNDCGLDTNPHHETAGEGITGKCLVFVTPDADRTMNAFLGISGSLSVTEMDWSALKQSQYLYLEGYLVTSPSAKAACIEAKAIAEQSGVKTCLSLSDPNMAKFFQDGLKEMLGSGVDLLFANEAEALEMAGTSDLNQAIAYCKSIAKNFALTRGGAGSLIFDGENLLTIGTPKVQPIDTVGAGDMYAGGFLYGLTHGMDYEKAGQLASETAAKVVTCYGPRLDTEILQEILQSVQAV from the coding sequence ATGGGTCACAAATACGATGTCTATGGCATGGGAAATGCCCTGGTGGATATGGAATTTGAGGTTACCCCAGAGCAGTTGGCCAGCCTAGGCATTGATAAAGGGGTGATGACCTTGGTGGAAGAGGCCAGGGAAAATGAATTAATTGCCCAATTGGCCCAACAGCGTGGCAAGCAAAGCAGTGGCGGATCAGCGGCCAATACTCTGGTGTCCCTGGCCCAACTGGGGGGTACGGGTTTTTATGCCTGCAAAGTGGGTAAGGATGAAGCGGGAGCCTTTTACCTCCAGGATTTGAACGATTGCGGCCTCGATACCAATCCCCACCATGAAACCGCTGGCGAAGGCATTACGGGCAAATGCTTAGTGTTTGTCACCCCCGATGCTGACCGCACCATGAATGCTTTTTTGGGCATTAGTGGCAGTTTGTCCGTAACCGAAATGGATTGGTCTGCTTTAAAACAGTCCCAATACCTTTACCTGGAAGGCTATCTGGTCACTTCCCCCAGTGCCAAAGCGGCCTGCATTGAAGCCAAGGCGATCGCCGAACAATCCGGGGTGAAAACCTGTCTATCCCTATCCGATCCCAACATGGCCAAATTTTTTCAAGACGGTTTAAAGGAAATGCTGGGGTCAGGGGTAGATCTACTATTCGCCAATGAAGCGGAAGCCCTGGAAATGGCCGGTACTTCAGACCTCAACCAGGCGATCGCCTACTGTAAAAGTATTGCCAAAAACTTTGCCCTGACCAGGGGCGGAGCAGGCTCACTAATTTTTGATGGTGAGAATTTATTGACCATTGGCACCCCCAAAGTCCAACCCATCGATACGGTGGGAGCGGGGGATATGTACGCTGGGGGATTTTTATATGGCCTAACCCATGGCATGGACTATGAAAAAGCTGGGCAATTGGCTTCGGAAACAGCCGCCAAAGTAGTTACCTGTTATGGTCCCCGCCTAGACACAGAAATTCTGCAAGAGATTTTACAGTCTGTTCAAGCAGTTTAG